The proteins below are encoded in one region of Reichenbachiella sp. 5M10:
- a CDS encoding DUF5689 domain-containing protein, with protein MKKLILTYLSLMLSVAAWSQQVFINEIHYDNTGADADEGVEIVGPAGTNLTGYSLIAYNGNGGTPYATVNLTGVLSDQSNGMGTAFFAMTGLQNGAPDGVALYDGSTVLQFLSYEGTFSAVGGVADGMTSTDIGVSQTSTTPVGVSLQLTGEGALYTDFTWVAGDRSYDQINVGQSFGGVTDTTGQEPVDTVVVVTSGTVFINEIHYDNAGADSGEGVELAGTAGLDLTGYILTLYNGNGGSSYGSQNLSGVFADQQAGYGTLFFPVAGLQNGSPDGVALIDPEGNVLEFLSYEGAFTAVGGAADGILSTDVVVAETSSTPEGFSLQLTGVGSVSSDFVWAEAAAATYDTVNTGQTFVSPDPIVFVNEIHYDNASSDVDEAIEVAGTAGTDLSGWSLVLYNGNGGAVYHTAALSGVLPNQDNGYGTLGFAIGGIQNGSPDGVALVDDEGHVWEFLSYEGAFVAVGGPADGMMSTDIGVTETSSTPVGFSLQLIGAGSESADFEWSTPVAQTQGAVNAGQSFGGVIVEPPVLSDTVTVAQARGLSVGTEVVVKVTLTATDQLGGPAYAQDSTAGIAIFDYQVHDDGLYTIGDQLWITAELGSFSNQIQLVNVDTVVWVGHEEVDPTVVSLADLSTVEGQLITIEGVSFDSPTGLLYPNSNYAISDGTATAELRIDADVDLVGRLVPGDTGTVTGVLGRYQTVLQLLPRYVADMPGAMEFTPGGSEVPFENTFDVTTWNMEFFGTEITGYGPSDVSLQKENAIAVLENLHADIVAVQEVSEEALLDSVVSVLPHHAFVCSQVYSYSFEAPNPSDPFPVQKLCFIYDTTSVRLLSERVVFEDFYTAARTGQITDLDDHPGSSGAQSFWSSGRLPYMMTAEVTVSGVTKEVTLVNIHAKSGASANDQARKTYDLGVLKDTLDAAYADQNVILLGDYNDDVDESIGGGPSTYAALVNDTTYAVATSSLSTAGLRSYLFADNMIDHITLSDGLFGDVISGSENTFIPFQLVENYANTTSDHLPVSVRFDFVEPMQLTLETSAIDLYYGYEPLSQSRMTVAVEGGMAPYTYLWNTGETVEELSIAPQESMTYWVSVTDGRGQVVSDSVEVLVTDVACGRYDEKVELCWRGRSLCVSEHAVTYLLEKGASLGACDVEDLPYVDKVFIGPNPFLRYFSIFMEANKPFVMNVVLRNQSGEIIKNEKLDVPSGYSCHPFSLSYAPRGMYFIELINEATGEVEKSERLYKWR; from the coding sequence ATGAAAAAACTTATCCTTACTTATTTATCCTTGATGTTATCCGTGGCTGCATGGAGTCAGCAGGTATTCATCAACGAGATTCACTACGACAATACCGGAGCAGATGCGGATGAAGGCGTAGAAATCGTCGGACCAGCAGGGACCAACCTGACAGGTTATTCCTTGATCGCTTACAATGGAAATGGAGGAACTCCATATGCTACAGTCAATCTTACTGGAGTATTGTCGGATCAGTCCAACGGCATGGGGACGGCCTTTTTTGCCATGACTGGCTTACAGAACGGGGCACCCGATGGAGTCGCACTATATGACGGTAGCACGGTACTTCAGTTTTTGAGCTATGAAGGGACTTTCTCCGCAGTGGGTGGAGTGGCTGATGGTATGACGAGTACCGATATCGGTGTGAGCCAGACGAGTACGACTCCTGTGGGGGTTTCTTTGCAGTTGACGGGTGAGGGTGCTCTTTATACGGATTTTACTTGGGTCGCTGGTGACCGTTCGTACGACCAGATCAATGTGGGGCAAAGTTTTGGCGGAGTGACCGACACGACAGGTCAAGAGCCAGTAGATACTGTCGTCGTAGTGACTTCTGGGACGGTATTTATCAATGAAATACACTATGACAATGCGGGGGCAGATTCAGGTGAAGGAGTAGAACTGGCCGGGACAGCTGGGCTGGATTTGACAGGTTATATCCTTACGCTCTACAATGGGAATGGAGGGTCGAGCTACGGCTCACAAAACCTTTCAGGTGTATTTGCCGATCAGCAAGCGGGGTATGGTACATTATTTTTCCCAGTTGCAGGATTGCAAAATGGATCTCCCGATGGAGTAGCCTTGATTGATCCAGAGGGCAATGTGCTGGAGTTTTTGAGCTACGAAGGAGCATTCACTGCTGTAGGCGGTGCAGCAGATGGTATCCTAAGTACCGATGTGGTCGTCGCAGAGACTAGCAGTACACCAGAGGGGTTCTCGTTGCAATTGACTGGAGTGGGGTCTGTGTCTTCAGACTTTGTATGGGCCGAAGCAGCTGCAGCGACCTACGATACGGTCAATACAGGGCAAACTTTTGTCTCTCCTGATCCAATCGTGTTTGTCAACGAAATCCACTATGACAATGCGAGTAGCGATGTGGACGAGGCAATCGAAGTGGCAGGCACCGCGGGAACGGACCTGAGTGGCTGGTCACTGGTGCTGTACAATGGCAATGGTGGAGCAGTCTACCATACGGCTGCACTTTCTGGAGTGTTGCCCAACCAAGACAATGGATATGGAACTTTGGGTTTTGCGATTGGCGGTATACAAAATGGATCACCTGATGGAGTGGCATTGGTGGACGATGAAGGTCACGTATGGGAGTTTTTGAGCTACGAGGGGGCATTTGTAGCCGTAGGCGGTCCAGCAGATGGCATGATGAGTACGGATATAGGAGTCACGGAGACTAGCAGTACACCTGTTGGGTTTTCGTTGCAATTGATAGGAGCCGGGAGCGAAAGTGCTGATTTTGAATGGTCAACGCCCGTCGCTCAGACCCAAGGTGCAGTCAATGCAGGGCAGAGTTTTGGCGGTGTGATCGTCGAGCCACCGGTGCTGTCTGATACAGTGACTGTGGCACAAGCCAGAGGCTTGAGTGTTGGGACGGAGGTTGTAGTGAAGGTGACCTTGACAGCTACGGACCAATTGGGAGGACCAGCCTATGCACAGGATTCTACAGCAGGTATTGCCATCTTTGATTATCAGGTGCATGACGATGGATTGTATACTATAGGAGATCAACTTTGGATCACTGCGGAGCTAGGATCGTTTAGCAACCAGATTCAGTTGGTAAATGTCGATACCGTCGTATGGGTAGGGCATGAAGAGGTTGACCCCACAGTAGTGTCCTTGGCGGATTTGTCGACTGTCGAAGGGCAGTTGATTACCATCGAGGGAGTTTCCTTTGATTCGCCGACAGGGTTGTTGTATCCCAATTCTAACTATGCTATCTCGGATGGTACGGCTACTGCCGAATTGCGCATCGATGCAGACGTGGATTTGGTAGGACGGTTGGTGCCAGGAGATACAGGCACTGTGACGGGCGTGTTGGGACGCTATCAGACGGTGTTGCAGCTTTTGCCAAGATATGTAGCGGATATGCCAGGTGCTATGGAGTTCACCCCTGGAGGCTCAGAAGTTCCATTCGAAAACACCTTTGACGTCACTACTTGGAACATGGAGTTTTTCGGGACGGAGATCACAGGATATGGTCCGTCAGATGTTTCGTTGCAAAAAGAAAATGCTATCGCCGTACTGGAAAATCTCCATGCGGATATCGTTGCAGTGCAGGAAGTGTCCGAAGAAGCTCTGTTGGACTCGGTGGTGTCGGTATTGCCTCATCATGCATTTGTATGTTCTCAAGTGTATTCGTATTCGTTCGAAGCACCGAATCCTAGCGACCCCTTTCCTGTTCAGAAATTGTGCTTCATCTACGATACGACGAGTGTTAGGCTGTTGTCCGAGCGTGTAGTTTTTGAGGATTTTTATACTGCCGCACGCACGGGACAGATCACAGACTTGGATGATCATCCAGGGTCGAGTGGAGCACAGTCCTTTTGGTCAAGTGGTCGATTGCCGTACATGATGACTGCCGAAGTGACGGTGTCAGGAGTGACCAAAGAGGTGACCCTAGTCAATATTCATGCGAAATCTGGGGCATCAGCCAATGATCAAGCAAGAAAAACATATGATCTTGGAGTGCTCAAGGATACATTGGATGCCGCGTACGCAGACCAAAATGTCATCTTGCTAGGAGACTACAACGATGATGTGGACGAGTCCATCGGGGGAGGGCCGTCGACTTATGCTGCATTAGTCAATGATACGACCTATGCTGTAGCGACGAGTAGTTTGAGTACAGCTGGGTTGAGGTCTTACTTGTTTGCAGACAACATGATCGATCATATCACCCTCTCGGACGGGTTGTTTGGAGATGTGATTTCAGGATCAGAAAATACTTTCATTCCTTTTCAATTGGTTGAGAATTATGCCAATACGACTTCTGATCACTTGCCAGTCTCTGTACGTTTTGATTTTGTCGAGCCCATGCAGTTGACACTGGAGACCTCAGCGATAGATCTATACTATGGGTATGAGCCCCTATCACAGAGTAGGATGACTGTAGCTGTAGAAGGGGGTATGGCACCCTATACCTACCTGTGGAATACAGGAGAGACCGTTGAGGAACTTTCGATTGCTCCACAAGAGTCTATGACCTATTGGGTGTCAGTGACAGACGGTAGGGGGCAAGTAGTCTCGGACAGTGTAGAGGTACTAGTGACGGACGTCGCTTGTGGAAGGTACGATGAGAAAGTCGAACTTTGCTGGAGAGGACGTAGTCTTTGTGTGTCGGAGCATGCCGTGACGTATCTCTTGGAAAAGGGGGCGTCTCTAGGTGCGTGCGATGTAGAGGATTTGCCCTATGTCGACAAGGTATTCATAGGGCCCAACCCTTTCTTGAGATACTTCTCCATATTTATGGAGGCCAACAAACCTTTTGTCATGAACGTAGTGTTGAGGAATCAATCTGGGGAAATCATCAAAAATGAAAAGTTGGACGTGCCTAGTGGGTATTCTTGTCACCCATTTAGTCTTTCTTACGCACCAAGAGGGATGTATTTCATCGAATTGATCAATGAAGCCACTGGTGAAGTAGAAAAATCTGAAAGGCTTTACAAGTGGAGATAA
- a CDS encoding transposase — protein sequence MGSAYQIRDQELPYYFTFQVVGWADVFSRQIYRDIVIDSFKYCQLNKGMKLYAYVIMTNHVHTIIASTANDLSGLVRDFKKYTSKQILKAASENKQESL from the coding sequence ATGGGATCAGCCTATCAAATCAGAGATCAGGAATTGCCATACTATTTTACTTTTCAGGTAGTTGGCTGGGCAGATGTATTTTCACGTCAAATCTACAGAGACATAGTGATAGACAGTTTCAAATATTGCCAGCTGAACAAGGGCATGAAGCTATATGCTTATGTAATCATGACCAATCATGTTCATACGATCATAGCCAGTACTGCAAACGATCTGTCAGGCTTGGTCAGAGATTTTAAGAAATACACCAGCAAGCAAATCTTGAAGGCAGCATCTGAGAATAAGCAGGAAAGCTTGTAG